A region from the Saccharomonospora azurea NA-128 genome encodes:
- a CDS encoding FecCD family ABC transporter permease, whose protein sequence is MAPAISATNSVVHERSSTDDLGQRTRRRRTLAWVCGLSAVLLATLVTAVCIGAVALPPSTVAQVVAHHVLGLPSEAAWSPSDDAIVWQVRLPRVLLGAAVGAALAVCGVALQAMVRNLLADPYLLGITSGASTGAAGAILFGVGAGFGENALSVSAFLGALAASVVVFVVARAGGRLTSLRLLLAGVAVGYALYAATGFLIVASDSAEGSRSVLFWLLGSLGLARWGVPLASVLVLVGVTVLALTLWSRHLDALAVGDETAHTLGISPTGFRVRLLCLVSLCVGAVVAASGGIGFVGLVIPHLARRIVGAAHRRVVVVAALLGAIFLVWADVVARVALYPRELPIGIITALVGAPFLLVLVRRFHATRS, encoded by the coding sequence ATGGCCCCGGCGATCTCGGCGACGAACTCGGTCGTCCACGAACGTTCGTCCACCGACGACCTCGGTCAGCGCACCCGTCGCCGCCGCACGCTGGCGTGGGTCTGCGGGCTCTCGGCCGTGCTCCTCGCCACGCTCGTCACCGCCGTCTGCATCGGCGCGGTCGCGCTCCCGCCCTCGACCGTCGCGCAGGTCGTCGCGCACCACGTGCTCGGCCTGCCGAGCGAGGCCGCGTGGAGTCCCTCGGACGACGCCATCGTGTGGCAGGTGCGACTGCCCCGCGTGCTGCTGGGCGCGGCTGTCGGGGCGGCACTCGCCGTGTGCGGCGTCGCGCTCCAGGCAATGGTGCGCAACCTCCTCGCGGACCCCTACCTGCTCGGGATCACCTCGGGAGCCTCGACCGGCGCCGCGGGCGCCATCCTCTTCGGCGTCGGGGCGGGCTTCGGGGAGAACGCGCTGTCCGTGAGCGCCTTCCTCGGCGCTCTCGCCGCCTCCGTGGTCGTCTTCGTCGTCGCCCGGGCCGGAGGCCGACTCACCTCGCTGCGGCTCCTGCTGGCTGGGGTCGCCGTCGGCTACGCCCTCTACGCCGCCACCGGGTTCCTCATCGTCGCGTCCGACTCCGCCGAGGGCTCGCGGTCGGTCCTGTTCTGGCTGCTGGGTTCCCTCGGCCTCGCCCGGTGGGGTGTGCCGCTCGCGTCGGTCCTGGTGCTCGTCGGCGTGACGGTGCTCGCGCTGACGCTGTGGAGCCGCCACCTCGACGCGCTTGCGGTCGGCGACGAGACCGCCCACACGCTGGGGATCTCCCCGACCGGGTTCCGGGTGCGCCTGCTGTGCCTGGTGTCGCTCTGTGTCGGCGCGGTCGTCGCCGCCTCCGGCGGCATCGGCTTCGTGGGCCTGGTGATCCCCCACCTCGCTCGCCGCATCGTCGGAGCGGCTCACCGTCGCGTCGTCGTCGTGGCCGCCCTGCTCGGCGCGATCTTCCTGGTGTGGGCCGACGTCGTGGCCCGCGTGGCGCTGTACCCGCGCGAGCTGCCGATCGGCATCATCACCGCGCTGGTGGGCGCACCGTTCCTGCTCGTGCTCGTCCGACGTTTCCACGCGACCCGATCCTGA
- a CDS encoding ESX secretion-associated protein EspG codes for MTAALDRTMFALVELDLLAVHAGTRLPFPLRVPSFGRIAQERRQLLADAAGTLAARGLATDRGPTGVAAALVAALRRHRGTVDLVVVEGATVTGVVALVDDRGGVVCRQSIGGAAGPVVVDRVPGSAWTEALLSDVPRIAAAPVMPITVPPGVVGDATRLLENTAGIAAPAQRIRALVRERGGDEGIVDALVDLLPSVTGRGQLGAVVRRPGEPADRRLEVSWLDGPRGRVRVNTDDNGWLSVNPLRHVELVRALREAATAVHS; via the coding sequence GTGACGGCCGCGCTGGACCGGACGATGTTCGCGCTGGTGGAGCTGGACCTCCTCGCCGTCCACGCGGGCACGCGGCTGCCGTTTCCTCTGCGGGTGCCGTCGTTCGGCCGGATCGCGCAGGAGCGCAGGCAGCTGCTGGCCGACGCGGCCGGCACGTTGGCCGCGCGGGGGCTCGCCACCGACAGGGGACCGACCGGCGTGGCGGCCGCGCTCGTGGCCGCGTTGCGTCGACACCGGGGGACGGTCGACCTGGTGGTCGTCGAGGGCGCCACGGTCACGGGCGTCGTCGCGCTCGTCGACGACCGGGGCGGCGTCGTGTGCCGCCAGTCGATCGGCGGAGCGGCGGGACCGGTGGTCGTCGACCGCGTCCCCGGTTCCGCGTGGACCGAGGCGCTGCTGTCCGACGTCCCCCGGATCGCGGCTGCGCCGGTCATGCCGATCACCGTGCCGCCCGGTGTCGTCGGCGATGCGACGCGGTTGCTGGAGAACACCGCGGGAATCGCGGCTCCCGCGCAGCGGATCCGCGCACTGGTCCGGGAACGCGGCGGCGACGAGGGGATCGTCGACGCCCTCGTCGATCTCCTGCCGTCGGTCACGGGCCGGGGACAGCTGGGTGCGGTGGTCCGGCGGCCCGGCGAACCCGCCGACCGGCGACTCGAAGTGTCCTGGTTGGACGGACCTCGCGGTCGGGTCCGCGTCAACACCGACGACAACGGATGGCTGAGCGTGAACCCGTTGCGTCACGTCGAGCTCGTCCGGGCCCTGCGTGAGGCGGCCACGGCGGTGCACAGCTGA
- the qcrB gene encoding cytochrome bc1 complex cytochrome b subunit, producing the protein MSSLTTPTRGSGFLAKRAAESGNNADARYRLARAVRHQMNKVFPTHWSFLLGELALYSFIILIISGVYLTFFFDPSMTEVVYDGPYTNMQGIEMSRALESTLQISFEVRGGLFIRQLHHWAALIFVASMMVHMFRVFFTGAFRRPREANWVIGALLLILGMFEGFFGYSLPDDLLSGTGIRATLSGIVLSIPVIGTWVHWALFNGEFPGDLIVPRMYALHILIIPGIMLALVAAHLALVWYQKHTQFPGVRRKETNVVGVRIMPVFALKGGAWFLVVTGFTALMSGLFQINAIWNLGPYNPSQVSAGSQPDWYMAWADGILRIYPPWELYLGNYTVPPVFFAGVGGMGILFALLIAYPFIERRLSKDTAHHNLVQRPRDAPVRTSLGVMALTFFMVLEISGFNDIVAFKYDISLNAMTWAGRIGLLILPPLAYFITYRICLGLQHSDRQVLEHGVETGIIKRLPHGEFIEVHQPLGPVRDGHPEPLEYQGAPVPKKMNQLGTAGKPVPGNLWKPDPPEETEALERARAEQGGHAGGGGLEAPQPETPRRMSRFGRQRRK; encoded by the coding sequence ATGAGCTCACTCACCACACCGACCAGAGGCTCCGGCTTCCTGGCCAAACGCGCCGCGGAGTCCGGCAACAACGCCGACGCGCGGTATCGCCTCGCGCGAGCGGTGCGTCATCAGATGAACAAGGTGTTCCCGACCCACTGGTCGTTCCTGCTGGGCGAACTCGCCCTGTACAGCTTCATCATTCTGATCATTTCGGGCGTCTACCTGACGTTCTTCTTCGACCCGTCGATGACGGAGGTCGTCTACGACGGCCCGTACACGAACATGCAGGGCATCGAGATGTCGCGGGCTCTCGAGTCGACCCTGCAGATCTCGTTCGAAGTACGCGGTGGCCTGTTCATCCGGCAGTTGCACCACTGGGCGGCGTTGATCTTCGTCGCCTCGATGATGGTGCACATGTTCCGGGTCTTCTTCACCGGAGCGTTCCGCAGGCCGCGTGAGGCCAACTGGGTCATCGGCGCGCTGCTGCTGATCCTGGGCATGTTCGAGGGCTTCTTCGGCTACTCGCTGCCGGACGACCTGCTCTCCGGTACCGGGATCCGGGCGACGCTGTCGGGCATCGTGTTGTCGATCCCGGTGATCGGGACATGGGTGCACTGGGCGTTGTTCAACGGGGAGTTCCCGGGAGACCTGATCGTGCCTCGGATGTACGCGCTGCACATCCTGATCATCCCGGGCATCATGCTGGCGCTGGTCGCGGCGCACCTCGCGCTGGTCTGGTACCAGAAGCACACGCAGTTCCCCGGCGTGCGGCGCAAGGAGACCAACGTCGTCGGCGTGCGGATCATGCCGGTGTTCGCACTCAAGGGTGGCGCCTGGTTCCTCGTGGTCACCGGGTTCACCGCCCTGATGTCGGGGCTCTTCCAGATCAACGCCATCTGGAACCTGGGGCCGTACAACCCGTCGCAGGTGTCGGCGGGGTCGCAACCGGACTGGTACATGGCCTGGGCCGACGGCATCCTGCGCATCTACCCGCCGTGGGAGTTGTATCTGGGCAACTACACGGTGCCCCCGGTGTTCTTCGCCGGCGTCGGCGGCATGGGAATCCTCTTCGCGCTGCTGATCGCGTATCCGTTCATCGAGCGGAGACTGTCGAAGGACACGGCGCACCACAATCTCGTGCAGCGTCCCCGGGACGCACCGGTGCGCACGAGCCTCGGTGTGATGGCGTTGACATTCTTCATGGTGCTGGAGATCTCCGGCTTCAACGACATCGTCGCGTTCAAGTACGACATCTCGCTGAACGCGATGACGTGGGCAGGCCGGATCGGGCTGCTGATCCTGCCACCGCTGGCGTACTTCATCACCTATCGGATCTGTCTGGGCTTGCAGCACTCCGACCGCCAGGTCCTGGAGCACGGTGTGGAGACCGGCATCATCAAGCGGTTGCCGCACGGTGAGTTCATCGAGGTGCACCAACCGCTCGGCCCGGTGCGCGACGGACACCCGGAGCCGCTGGAGTACCAGGGCGCGCCGGTGCCGAAGAAGATGAACCAGCTCGGTACCGCGGGCAAGCCGGTGCCCGGAAACCTGTGGAAGCCGGATCCGCCCGAGGAGACCGAGGCGTTGGAGCGGGCCCGGGCCGAACAGGGCGGCCATGCCGGTGGAGGCGGGTTGGAAGCGCCGCAGCCGGAGACGCCTCGGCGGATGAGTCGCTTCGGGCGGCAGCGCCGGAAGTGA
- a CDS encoding YbaB/EbfC family nucleoid-associated protein codes for MDATEWLADYRSRLDRIAQGARQASESVRDIGATASSPRGEVTVSVNAGGALQGVTLTPMARRLEADALAELIVTTAREAQRLAGARMAEVMEDYLGDSPALARITQHLPTEAGR; via the coding sequence ATGGACGCGACGGAATGGTTGGCCGACTACCGCAGCCGCCTCGACCGCATCGCGCAGGGCGCGCGCCAGGCGAGTGAGAGTGTGCGGGACATCGGCGCCACGGCGAGTTCGCCGCGGGGCGAGGTGACGGTCTCGGTGAACGCCGGAGGCGCACTGCAGGGCGTCACGCTCACGCCGATGGCGCGCAGGCTCGAAGCGGACGCCCTCGCCGAGCTGATCGTCACCACGGCGCGAGAGGCCCAGCGTCTCGCCGGTGCCCGCATGGCCGAGGTGATGGAGGACTACCTCGGCGACAGCCCGGCGCTGGCCCGGATCACGCAGCACCTGCC
- a CDS encoding Fur family transcriptional regulator → MTAHAHALGMRPQEAVEAVLGLLRAQGQRITGARTAVVEALAHIGGHPSADELVDRVRRQHPTIHRATVYRTLDTLADLGVVTQVRVGDGASTYHLALDATRPSHLHAKCRDCGRIVDLPGDLLDRVVDRLARERDFALDPAHVALSGRCRACRDVPS, encoded by the coding sequence ATGACCGCCCACGCTCACGCTCTGGGAATGCGGCCGCAGGAAGCCGTCGAGGCCGTCCTCGGCCTGCTGCGCGCGCAGGGACAGCGGATCACCGGTGCGCGTACCGCCGTCGTCGAGGCTCTCGCCCACATCGGCGGGCATCCGAGCGCGGACGAGCTGGTCGACCGCGTGCGGCGACAGCACCCCACGATCCATCGGGCGACGGTGTACCGGACGCTCGACACGCTCGCAGACCTCGGGGTCGTGACCCAGGTGCGCGTCGGCGACGGCGCGAGCACCTACCACCTCGCCCTGGACGCGACCCGGCCGTCGCACCTGCACGCGAAGTGCCGGGACTGCGGCCGGATCGTCGACCTGCCCGGCGATCTGCTGGATCGGGTGGTCGACCGGCTCGCCCGGGAACGCGACTTCGCGCTCGACCCCGCTCACGTCGCCCTGTCGGGCCGGTGCCGGGCCTGCCGCGACGTCCCGTCCTGA